A window of Glycine soja cultivar W05 chromosome 2, ASM419377v2, whole genome shotgun sequence genomic DNA:
TTAATTTATCACTACCCAATGTTTTCTTGATGCATGGAAAGTATTCCTCAACccataatcaatatatataataaatttatccagCCGTCAATTATTAAATTACACATGTCAGTTGTTGTATTctcactttctttttctcttgcattttagaaaaccgaccactgttttatttttttgtgccaTGCAAAGCGGGCCCATTGCTCTAGTTAACCATTAATCTCCTTCGAAACAGAAAAATCATTATGTCTAACCTCTCCCTCCAATAATCGATATTTAGATATTAAGCTCACTTATTTTTTTCCCAGTTTGAATTTAGATTTTCTTTAAACCTGTGTATTACacgatataaatatttttcttgtataattaaaatttacaataaccaaaaaatttgtaagtatataaatattatcatgattattattattattaaaattcataataaatatttttaaatataaaaacatatgttAGATTTACAATGAATTTTGACATGAATCCCCATTGTACGGCACCAACATGACAAGGCAGAAACTTAAAATTAGTTTCTAGATCACAACCTTACAAGATGTTCACTGTTGTTCAAACTGTGGGGAGAGCAGGGTACTTCTCAATATCAAAACGTGTTACAAAGGGGTAGAAAATGGAACCACCATATATATGATTCCCAATTTTAATCGCACTAGTCAATGATAATTTGGGATCATAATAATGTGCAGTTAGTTTTCCTTCTAAATCCACGACTAGAACTCCTCCATTCTTCGAGATAGGTAGACTCCCTACATACTTTGTAACAATTGCAAAAGTCTTCCTAATGAAAGGGTATCTATATGCCAATTCCAATTCAGGAGTAAGGGCCTGCCAGTAAtgcacaaaaaaatatttattagtacACAAGACAAAAGCATGcgtcatttgtttttttagataGTTTAGTTTAAGTGCCATGTCACAAGTCAAATTCCCTTAGTCAATAGTTTTGTATTtacgtttattttttaaaagaagtatTTTGGATATAATGTGTTCccttttctttacaaaaattgAATGATAGTTGCTGGCCAACCAATTGATGTTAAGGTTAATAATGAAACATGTGGATACATTACCGTGACCATTGCAATCAAATAGTGCCCTTGTCCATCATAATGAATGTTATCAGGCATGCCAGGTAGGTCACAAAACTTCTCTATGGTTCCTTTTTTAGGGCCCTGTACGTAATATTTCTCGCATATCATCCTGCAGAACCACCACATTTTAAGTAAGGCAACCAACTTTCCAAACTACTAGTATGCAAGAAGTTTGGATTGAGATCAATGAGATCCAATTCAGACAAAACACAACCTTTACTTACCCATTTAAGTCATAAATATAAGTGCCCTTAATTTCACACTCTGATAGAGATGGTAAATATAACAACAGTACATAATATTAAACGGACTTCAATATAATTTGATActtttacattaatttatacaattttagtcctcatttctttttttacagTGATCCTCATATTTCTAGGTAGCAATTTTATTCGCTAAATTTGATCATATGTTAAAATTGGATTAAAATTAGTGTAACTTCGAAATTGTAACAAAATTTGATGACACCAATCATCAAGTTAACACAGGTTAAAAAAGACCTCTAAGAAACTATTTCAACCATTGGAAATTACGATGTGTGAAAGGTAGTTAAAAAAACTTACATAAatctaatatgatttttttagtacGTACTCTAAAGTGTACTATACGTCAATTAAGTACCATATGTCTAATATCCACAAATTCTATTTTATGAAACTTAAAAGGATTAATGTGGTATATGATGTTGAAGGattaatgatttattaaaatgatttacaCTACGAGTAAGATTAATATTTGATCCACCGGAATGAAACACACTCGTGATCTTCGatctcaaacaaaaaaatatctcttatgtgagactaaagtagggaaccaattaatttaacatatgataaaattaaaagattaaaatcacTATATTAAAAGTATGAGGATCAAAattgaataagtgtaaaagtAAAAGGATGAAAATTATATCTAAGCCAATTAATTTCAATGTATTTAAGCCGGTAAATAACTTACAGGACAGATTCACAGAAGACCACAAATTGTTGATCTGCAGAAACTGCAACGCCATTGGCAAAGTAGAGATCTTTGGCAAGCAGGGTTGTCTTCTTTGTTGCTGGGTTATAGCTGAAGAATCTTCCATTTGGCTTCCCTTCCAAGATGTCTAACACAGCATCTTTCACAGGGTATTTGTGAGATGCATCTGTGAAATAAATGGTACCATCATCTGCTACATCAACACCATCTGTTAGTTTGAACTTTAAGCCCTCATACTCATCTACCAGCAGCTCAATCTCCCTTTCACTTGACACTCTCAGCAGTCCCTGcatcattaattaattggaTTACTGAGTGCTCACAAATGATAATGTACAcaagaagtaaaaaataaatcaaagaataatTAAATGGATACCTATGTAAGTGCTAGGATTAACTTATTCTGAAATTAGAAAGGCTACTGTTTGTATCTTTATGGATAAACTTAGAAAAGAAACGATTTTCTAAACACAAAAGCTATTACCAATAATTAAAGATAAGTAAgtgaataatattataatataataattagttgCAGTAAAAAGAATAgtaattattattcaataaatatttcatcaattaaattaattcccGTGAGAGTAAACTCTATTTAGTGACATATTTGATTATGCATAGAAAATACATTagcatattaaaattttgactAAAAACTCAATTTGTAGAAATAAGACTTGGATTATTTTGTAAACTCACTTTACAAACTTAAATTTAACCCAAACTTAAATTTACAAACATTAATCTAAACactaagtataaaaaaaaactaatttgaatGACCAATACATATTCAGAAACTTGTcgtaattttcataattttcagACTAATTACTTGAACTCTTTAAGTTTTTCTTATTATAGATCATCCTTTTTAATAGATGGTAATTACGTTCGATTTTTTTTAGGAGAATTACGTTCGAGTTAGAAACTGAGTATAAATCacttaaattaatcaattattggTAAAAGTGATGGTGATGCATCCTTTTTATTTCTCCATCCAGCGTCTTTTATAACTGATTAAAATCTCAACTTCTTTTTCCTTTACCTCAAAATTAAGCATGACACTTTTTTTCCTTAACACTAATAATCAATGTACCTTTTCCGCGTCAGCAACTATGAGTTCACCATTCGGCTTCAGAGTTAGCCCAAGTGGCCTTCCTCCTGTGTTGACCCAATCTTCAACCGCCGAGTCAAGCACCGAGTCATTCACCGTGACTCGCTTGATCCACCCATCCTCACACCCAGTATAGACGACACGTGCCGCGGCGTCGTAGGCCAAGTCTTCGGGGCCCTCCAAGTGTCCCTCGCCCATAGCTTCCGATCCAACTCGCACGTGGCCGTTACTTGCCGGAACCGCCACGGTGGACCGGCCCAGCTGAACCGGCAAAAAACCCGGATCGAACGGTTCGAGCCGGAAGAAAAGCGCAGCCACCGCCACGGGGAGAATGATAACAAAGAATGGTGTGGAAAACCATAACCTAGACATTAGAAGAGTGGTGGTGGCTACaagaaagaataataatattcaGGTATTGGAAGAGAGTGTGTACATAGTACTTTTCGATGGAGTTGTTGTGAATATGATATATGATAATTACGATGCCATAATCAAATATTATACTACGAATTGAAAATAGGCAGCAACATGTGTTTATTTTGTAGTGTAGCGTGTAGGTTCGGTATGAACGAATCAACGTGGAAAAGGATTCAGAAAAAGATAACGTTGGCATTTCGATTGAATTCATGAAAATAACGtccagagttttttttttcttcctatt
This region includes:
- the LOC114381070 gene encoding protein STRICTOSIDINE SYNTHASE-LIKE 5-like encodes the protein MSRLWFSTPFFVIILPVAVAALFFRLEPFDPGFLPVQLGRSTVAVPASNGHVRVGSEAMGEGHLEGPEDLAYDAAARVVYTGCEDGWIKRVTVNDSVLDSAVEDWVNTGGRPLGLTLKPNGELIVADAEKGLLRVSSEREIELLVDEYEGLKFKLTDGVDVADDGTIYFTDASHKYPVKDAVLDILEGKPNGRFFSYNPATKKTTLLAKDLYFANGVAVSADQQFVVFCESVLMICEKYYVQGPKKGTIEKFCDLPGMPDNIHYDGQGHYLIAMVTALTPELELAYRYPFIRKTFAIVTKYVGSLPISKNGGVLVVDLEGKLTAHYYDPKLSLTSAIKIGNHIYGGSIFYPFVTRFDIEKYPALPTV